Below is a genomic region from Pseudarthrobacter sulfonivorans.
TCATTATCGCCACATTCTTTCTGCTAGCTGCGCGGAAGCAGCAGCTTGTTCCCGGCAAGCTCCAGTTCGCTGGTGAAATGGCTTATGGCTTTGTCCGAAACGGCATTGCAAAAGACATTATCGGCGGCAAGGACTTCATGAAGTATGTCCCGCTGTTGTTCAGCCTTTTCTTCTTCATTCTGGTGAACAACATCTACGGCGCCATTCCCGTGATCCAGCTCCCGAGCTTCTCGCACGTTGGCGGCGCCTATGTCCTCGCGGGCATTGTGTACGTCACCTGGATTGCCATCGGCATCAAGAAGAACGGCCTGAGGTACTTCAAGCTGGCCACTGTGCCGTCCGGCGTCCCGGTGTACATTCTCCCGATTGTGATCCCGATCGAGATCATCTCTAACTTCCTGGTCCGGCCGGTCACACACAGCCTCCGTCTTTTCGCCACCATGCTGGCAGGACACCTGATCGTCATGATCGCCGGTTCGGGCATTGAGTTCCTCGTGATGCAGGAAAATATCCTGCTCAAGGGAACCTCGCTTCTGGTCATCGCCGGCGCCGTTGCCATGTACATGCTGGAAGCGCTGATCATGGCCCTGCAGGCCTACGTCTTCACGCTGCTGACCGCCATCTACATCGAAGGCGCGCTGCACGCGGACAGCCACTAGGCACCCACAAACTTCCCCTCACGGGGATGAAGCAAACCAAACAACCTGCCACACGGGTGGCATCTTGAAAGGAAGAAAAATGGAAGGCTCCATTAACGGCTCCCTCAACCTCATCGGCTACGGTCTCTCCGCCATCGGCGGTGGTATCGGTGTTGGTCTCGTGTTCGCCGCTTACATCAACGGCGTAGCACGTCAGCCGGAAGCCCAGCGCGTCCTGCAGCCGATCGCGTTCCTCGGCCTCGCGCTGACTGAAGCCCTCGCCATCCTCGGCCTGGTCTTCGCTTTCGTTCTTTCCTAAGCGTAAGAACTTAGCGAACATCCAGAACCGAGTAGATAAGGACGGGTGAATTATGAACCAGGTGATCATCTCAGCCGCAACAGCGGGCGGGACTAACCCACTGGTACCCAACGTCTGGGAAATGGGCGTTGTCCTCGCCGGCTTTGCTGTCCTCATGTTCATCGTGGTCAAGTTCGTTGTCCCGATGTTCGAGAAGACGTTCGCAGAGCGCGCAGAGGCAATCGAAGGCGGCATTGCAAAGGCTGAAAAGGCCCAGGCAGAAGCATCAGCCGCCCTCGAAGAGTACAAGCAGCAGCTCACGGACGCCCGCGCGGAAGCTAACCGCATCCGCGAGGAAGCCCGTGCTGAAGGCGCCCAGATCCTTGCAGACCTGAAGGAAAAGGCCGCCTCTGAGTCTGCCCGTATCACGGCCCAGGCACAAGTGCAGATCGAATCGGAGCGCCAGGCCGCAGTTGTGTCCCTGCGCTCCGAGGTAGGCACGCTGGCCACCACGCTGGCAGGCCGCATCGTTGGCGAAGCACTCAACGACGACGAGCGTTCCGCCCGTGTAGTTGACCGCTTCCTGGCAGATCTGGAAAACCAGAACGCAGGTGCAGCTAAGTAATGTCAGGTGTATCGAGCGAATCGCTGACCACGGCGCTGACCAAACTGGAAGCCAAGCTTCCGTTGGCCTCGTTGGAGTTGGCAAAGGAACTCTTCGGAATCCTGGGAACGGTGGACAGCTCGGCTGGCTTGCGCCGCGCCCTGACTGACCCGTCCCGCACCGGCGACGATAAGTCGGCGCTGGTCAAGCAGCTTGTTGGCGGAAAAGTCTCCGCTGATGCTGCGGACATCGCGGGCGGACTGGCCAGTTCACGCTGGGCATCAGCCCGAGATATCGGCGATGCACTCGAGACGCTTGCCACAACGGTGGTTATTGCCGTTGCTGAAAACAAGTCGGCCGTTTCTGCCTCCGGAATCTCTGGGCTGGAAGAACTGGAGAACGATCTGTTCTCCTTCAACCAGGCCGTTGCCTCCAACCATGAGGTACAACGTGCTCTGTCGGAGCCGCAGGCCAGTGCCGCCGCGAAGATCGGTTTGGCGCAGAAGCTGCATCCCGGTGCCAGCGAGGAAGCAAAAGTCCTCATTGGGCAGGCAGTATCCCAGCCCCGCGGCATCAAGCCGACCAAGCTGGTTACCCGGTTCGCCGAGCTGGCAGCCAAACGTCAGCAGCGCTGGATTGCAACGGTCAGCGTCACCCGTCCCTTGACGGAGACGCAGTTCGCCCGCCTCCAGGCAGGGCTCAACGCCCTGTACGGTCGCGAGCTCAAGGTCAACATGACTGTTGATCCTGGACTGATCGGCGGAATCCGCGTCCAGGTGGGTGACGAAGTGCTGGACGCTTCGGTTGTCACCCGGCTGGGACAGCTTCACCGCCAACTGGCCGGTTAGCCGGACAAGCACAACCTAACGAAACGAAACCCCGGTCATCGTGAGCAACGATGATCACGAAAACAGGAGAGCAGGGACTGCAGATGGCCGAATTGACCATCAACGCCGACGACGTCCGTAATGCGTTGAACGAGTTCGCGGCGTCCTACGAACCCGGAAACGCAGAGCGCGTAGAGGTTGGCCGTGTAACAACCGCAGGTGACGGCATCGCCCGTGTTGAGGGCCTTCCCTCGGTCATGGCGAACGAGCTGCTTCGCTTTGAAGACGGCACCCTGGGCCTGGCCCAGAACCTTGACGTCCGCGAGATCGGTGTCATCATCCTCGGTGACTTCACCGGAATCGAAGAAGGCCAGGAAGTCCACCGCACGGGTCAGGTTCTGTCCGTACCGGTAGGCGACGCCTTCCTCGGCCGCGTGGTTGACCCCTTGGGCCAGCCCATCGACGACCTCGGCGAGATCAAGGCCGAAACCACCCGTGCACTGGAACTCCAGGCGCCCGGCGTGACCCAGCGTAAGTCGGTCCACGAGCCGATGCAGACCGGTCTGAAGGCTATCGACGCCATGATCCCGATCGGCCGCGGTCAGCGTCAGCTGATCATCGGTGACCGCCAGACCGGCAAGTCGGCTATCGCCATCGACACCATCCTCAACCAGAAGGCCAACTGGGCTTCCGGCGATGTGACCAAGCAGGTGCGTTGCATCTACGTGGCAATCGGTCAGAAGGCATCCACCATCGCGGCTGTCCGTCAGACCCTTGAGGACAACGGCGCACTGGAATACACCACCATTGTGGCTTCCCCCGCGTCTGACCCCGCAGGCTTCAAGTACCTGGCACCGTACGCCGGTTCGGCCATCGGCCAGCACTGGATGTACGGCGGCAAGCACGTCCTCATCGTGTTCGATGACCTCTCCAAGCAGGCCGAGGCCTACCGTGCAGTATCACTGCTGCTGCGCCGCCCGCCGGGACGCGAAGCCTACCCGGGCGACGTCTTCTACTTGCACTCCCGTCTGCTGGAGCGTTGTGCCAAGCTCTCCGACGAGCTCGGTGCCGGCTCGATGACCGGCCTGCCGCTCATCGAAACCAAGGCAAACGACGTCTCTGCCTACATCCCGACCAACGTGATCTCCATTACCGATGGCCAGATCTTCCTGCAGTCGGACCTCTTCAACGCCAACCAGCGTCCGGCCGTCGACGTGGGTGTCTCTGTGTCCCGCGTTGGTGGTGCTGCGCAGGTCAAGTCCATGAAGAAGGTCTCCGGTACCTTGAAGCTGGAACTGGCCCAGTACCGTGACATGCAGGCGTTCGCCATGTTCGCATCGGACCTCGATGCCGCATCGCGCCAGCAGCTGACCCGCGGTGCCCGCCTGATGGAACTGCTCAAGCAGGGCCAGTACTCACCGTTCCCGATCGAGAACCAGGTTGTGTCCATCTGGGCCGGTACCAACGGCCACTTGGACGAGGTTCCGGTTGAGGACATCAACCGCTTCGAGACCGAATTCCTCGAGCACCTCAAGCACAAGTCCTCCATCCTGACCACGCTGGCTCAGACCAACGTTATGGACGACGACACTGCTGAAGCTCTGAAGACCGCCATCGTGGCCTTCAAAAAGGGCTTCTTCGGCGAGGGTGACAACCGCCTGGTAGGCGCCGGCCACGAGGAGCATGAAGCTATCTCCGAGGGCG
It encodes:
- a CDS encoding F0F1 ATP synthase subunit B; translated protein: MNQVIISAATAGGTNPLVPNVWEMGVVLAGFAVLMFIVVKFVVPMFEKTFAERAEAIEGGIAKAEKAQAEASAALEEYKQQLTDARAEANRIREEARAEGAQILADLKEKAASESARITAQAQVQIESERQAAVVSLRSEVGTLATTLAGRIVGEALNDDERSARVVDRFLADLENQNAGAAK
- the atpA gene encoding F0F1 ATP synthase subunit alpha, with translation MAELTINADDVRNALNEFAASYEPGNAERVEVGRVTTAGDGIARVEGLPSVMANELLRFEDGTLGLAQNLDVREIGVIILGDFTGIEEGQEVHRTGQVLSVPVGDAFLGRVVDPLGQPIDDLGEIKAETTRALELQAPGVTQRKSVHEPMQTGLKAIDAMIPIGRGQRQLIIGDRQTGKSAIAIDTILNQKANWASGDVTKQVRCIYVAIGQKASTIAAVRQTLEDNGALEYTTIVASPASDPAGFKYLAPYAGSAIGQHWMYGGKHVLIVFDDLSKQAEAYRAVSLLLRRPPGREAYPGDVFYLHSRLLERCAKLSDELGAGSMTGLPLIETKANDVSAYIPTNVISITDGQIFLQSDLFNANQRPAVDVGVSVSRVGGAAQVKSMKKVSGTLKLELAQYRDMQAFAMFASDLDAASRQQLTRGARLMELLKQGQYSPFPIENQVVSIWAGTNGHLDEVPVEDINRFETEFLEHLKHKSSILTTLAQTNVMDDDTAEALKTAIVAFKKGFFGEGDNRLVGAGHEEHEAISEGDVDQEKIVKQKR
- a CDS encoding F0F1 ATP synthase subunit delta, with product MSGVSSESLTTALTKLEAKLPLASLELAKELFGILGTVDSSAGLRRALTDPSRTGDDKSALVKQLVGGKVSADAADIAGGLASSRWASARDIGDALETLATTVVIAVAENKSAVSASGISGLEELENDLFSFNQAVASNHEVQRALSEPQASAAAKIGLAQKLHPGASEEAKVLIGQAVSQPRGIKPTKLVTRFAELAAKRQQRWIATVSVTRPLTETQFARLQAGLNALYGRELKVNMTVDPGLIGGIRVQVGDEVLDASVVTRLGQLHRQLAG
- the atpB gene encoding F0F1 ATP synthase subunit A is translated as MIALALPAQDSGEFNPPGIEEMHLPAILPWGVADGFSKQMLLVILSVVIIATFFLLAARKQQLVPGKLQFAGEMAYGFVRNGIAKDIIGGKDFMKYVPLLFSLFFFILVNNIYGAIPVIQLPSFSHVGGAYVLAGIVYVTWIAIGIKKNGLRYFKLATVPSGVPVYILPIVIPIEIISNFLVRPVTHSLRLFATMLAGHLIVMIAGSGIEFLVMQENILLKGTSLLVIAGAVAMYMLEALIMALQAYVFTLLTAIYIEGALHADSH
- the atpE gene encoding ATP synthase F0 subunit C — encoded protein: MEGSINGSLNLIGYGLSAIGGGIGVGLVFAAYINGVARQPEAQRVLQPIAFLGLALTEALAILGLVFAFVLS